One window of the Benincasa hispida cultivar B227 chromosome 3, ASM972705v1, whole genome shotgun sequence genome contains the following:
- the LOC120074288 gene encoding proteasome subunit alpha type-7 — translation MARYDRAITVFSPDGHLFQVEYALEAVRKGNAAVGVRGTDTIVLGVEKKAAPKLQDSRSVRKIVNLDNHIALACAGLKADARVLINRARIECQSHRLTVEDPVTVEYITRYIAGLQQKYTQSGGVRPFGLSTLIIGFDPYTGAPSLYQTDPSGTFSAWKANATGRNSNSIREFLEKNYKETAGQETVKLAIRALLEVVESGGKNIEVAVMTEEHGLRQLEEAEIDALVAEIEAEKAAAEAAKKAPPKET, via the exons ATGGCAAGATACGATAGGGCAATCACCGTCTTCTCCCCTGACGGCCATTTGTTTCAAGTCGAATACGCTCTCGAAGCTGTGCGGAAGGGTAACGCCGCCGTCGGTGTTCGTGGTACCGATACTATCGTCCTCGGTGTTGAGAAGAAAGCTGCCCCTAAGCTCCAAGACTCCAG ATCTGTGAGGAAGATCGTGAATCTTGATAACCATATTGCACTAGCTTGCGCTGGGCTCAAGGCTGATGCACGTGTCTTGATTAATAGAGCTCGGATTGAATGTCAAAGCCATCGGCTTACAGTTGAGGATCCAGTAACCGTTGAGTATATTACTCGTTACATTGCAGGTCTTCAACAGAAGTATACCCAAAGTGGTGGGGTGCGACCATTTGGCCTCTCAACCTTGATTATAGGTTTTGATCCATATACTGGCGCTCCCTCACTGTACCAGACAGATCCTTCTGGGACATTTTCAGCTTGGAAAGCAAATGCAACTGGTAGAAACTCCAATTCAATAAGGGAATTCTTAGAGAAAAATTATAAGGAAACTGCTGGTCAGGAAACTGTGAAGCTTGCTATTCGTGCATTGCTTGAG GTTGTTGAGAGTGGTGGAAAGAACATAGAGGTCGCAGTGATGACAGAGGAGCATGGACTGCGACAATTGGAAGAAGCTGAAATTGACGCTCTCGTTGCAGAAATAGAAGCAGAAAAAGCAGCTGCTGAGGCTGCAAAAAAGGCTCCTCCCAAGGAAACATGA
- the LOC120074554 gene encoding alpha-mannosidase — translation MEKQASSSLPFSFLVLVLIFFCVEVNGNFVNYDTGGGAVEGKLNVHLVAHSHDDVGWLKTVDQYYVGSNNSIQGACVQNVLDSVVDSLLRDSNRKFVFAEMAFFQRWWSQQSPVLQKRVRELVEDGQLEFINGGWCMHDEATSHYIDMIDQTTLGHSVIKQEFNKVPRAGWQIDPFGHSAVQAYLLSAEVGFDSVHFARIDYQDRAKRKVDKSLEVVWRGSKTFGSSSQIFANAFPVHYSPPPGFHFEVNDDSNLIQDDPSLYDYNVEERVNDFIDAALNQANITRTNHIMWTMGDDFQYQYAESWFRQMDKFIHYVKKDGRINALYSTPSIYTDAKHAANESWPLKTDDFFPYADREHAYWTGFFTSRPAFKGYIRMLSGYYLAARQLEFLVGRKSGSPNTYSLGDALGIAQHHDAVTGTAKQHTTNDYMKRLAAGSSEAEAVVNSALICLGQKQLGDHCEQSKILSQCPLLNISFCPPTEQDIQEGNSLVMVVYNPLGWIRNDIVRIPVHDADLVVQDISGKTIETQFVAVDKVTNNISEFYVKANLGLPRGQFPKYWLLFQVSVPQLGWNTYFISKGSGGGKRRSKFLPADSQNDTIEVGPGQLKMSFSIASGQLKRMYNSKTGVDVPIQQSYLWYASSSGFYSDEQNSGAYIFVPQGEPNILSRSVPVEIIRGPLVEEVRQQFSPWVYQVVRLFKDREHAEFEFTVGPIPVDDSVGKEVITRLTTNMVTDKAFYTDSNGRDFLKRVRDYRQDWNLSVNEPQAGNYYPLNLGIYTTDKKTELSVLVDRATGAASIKDGQLELMLHRRTILDDSRGVGEPLDERVCVDNKCQGLTLRGNYYVNINQLGSGARWRRKTGQEIYSPLLLAFAHEKRETWIASKVTKSTTMDPSYSLPLNVALITLQKLNDGSVLVRLAHLYEAGEDPEYSKLAKVELKRMILKKRINEVKEMSLSANQLKSEMKKKAWKVEGDGKTEATPVRGGPIDQSALVVELGPMEIRTFILKF, via the exons ATGGAGAAGCAAGCTAGTTCTAGCTTACCCTTTTCATTTCTGGTTCTTGTGCTGATATTTTTTTGCGTTGAAGTGAATGGTAATTTTGTGAACTATGACACTGGTGGTGGCGCTGTGGAAGGCAAGCTGAATGTTCACTTGGTTGCTCATTCGCACGACGATGTTGGCTGGTTGAAGACGGTTGATCAATACTATGTTGGTTCAAACAATAGTATTCAG GGAGCGTGTGTGCAGAATGTGCTTGATTCAGTTGTTGATTCTTTGCTTCGTGATTCAAACAGGAAGTTTGTATTTGCTGAAATG GCATTTTTCCAGCGATGGTGGTCACAACAAAGTCCTGTACTCCAAAAAAGAGTGAGAGAACTTGTTGAAGATGGACAGTTGGAATTCAT AAACGGAGGTTGGTGCATGCATGATGAAGCAACAAGCCATTACATAGACATGATTGACCAAACCACACTTGGGCATAGTGTGATAAAGCAAGAGTTCAACAAGGTTCCTCGTGCTGGATGGCAAATTGATCCCTTTGGCCACTCTGCTGTGCAAGCTTACTTACTTAGTGCTGAG GTTGGTTTTGACTCTGTACATTTTGCAAGGATTGATTATCAGGATAGAGCAAAGCGCAAGGTAGATAAATCTCTAGAAGTTGTATGGCGTGGCTCCAAAACATTTGGTTCTTCATCTCAG ATTTTTGCAAATGCCTTCCCTGTACATTATAGTCCTCCACCTGGGTTTCACTTTGAAGTGAACGATGATTCCAATCTTATTCAG GATGATCCTTCACTTTATGACTACAACGTTGAAGAGCGGGTTAATGATTTTATAGATGCTGCCCTGAACCAA GCAAATATCACCAGGACTAATCATATTATGTGGACAATGGGTGATGATTTCCAGTACCAATATGCTGAGTCCTGGTTTAGACAAATGGATAAGTTTATTCACTATGTTAAAAAG GATGGTCGGATTAATGCTCTGTATTCAACACCATCCATATATACTGATGCAAAACATGCAGCAAATGAGTCATGGCCATTGAAAACCGATGATTTTTTCCC GTATGCTGATCGAGAACATGCGTACTGGACTGGCTTCTTTACAAGTCGCCCAGCCTTTAAAGGATATATCAGGATGCTTAGTGGATATTACTTG GCAGCACGACAGCTCGAATTCCTTGTTGGAAGGAAATCTGGTAGCCCCAATACTTATAGTCTTGGTGATGCTTTGGGGATTGCACAGCACCATGATGCAGTGACCGGTACTGCTAAGCAACATACTACTAATGACTATATGAAACGGCTTGCTGCAGGATCCTCTGAG GCTGAAGCAGTAGTCAATTCTGCCCTTATTTGCCTGGGACAAAAACAATTGGGTGACCATTGTGAGCAATCAAAAATACTAAGCCAG tgtccGTTACTCAATATCAGTTTCTGCCCACCAACTGAGCAAGATATTCAAGAAGGGAATAGTTTG GTCATGGTGGTGTACAACCCTCTTGGATGGATTCGTAATGATATTGTTAGAATACCA GTTCATGATGCTGATCTTGTTGTCCAAGATATCTCAGGCAAAACCATCGAAACACAATTTGTTGCTGTTGATAAAGTCACAAATAACATAAGTGAGTTCTATGTGAAGGCCAACTTGGGACTGCCGAGGGGACAATTTCCCAAGTACTGGCTTCTTTTTCAAGTATCAGTTCCTCAACTTGGATGGAACACGTACTTTATTTCTAAAGGAAGTGGTGGAG GTAAAAGAAGATCAAAATTCCTTCCCGCGGACAGTCAGAATGATACCATTGAGGTTGGACCTGGCCAGTTGAAGATGTCCTTTTCTATTGCATCTGGTCAACTCAAACGCATGTACAATTCAAAAACAGGG GTTGATGTACCAATACAACAAAGCTATCTTTGGTATGCTTCATCTTCAGGTTTCTATAGTGATGAACAG AATTCTGGTGCATATATTTTTGTGCCACAAGGGGAACCAAATATCCTTTCCAGATCA GTTCCTGTGGAAATCATTCGTGGACCGCTAGTTGAAGAGGTCCGCCAACAATTCAGTCCGTGGGTCTACCAG GTCGTTAGACTTTTCAAAGACAGAGAGCATGCTGAATTTGAATTCACC GTTGGTCCAATTCCAGTGGATGATAGTGTGGGAAAGGAGGTCATCACAAGATTGACAACGAATATGGTTACGGATAAGGCGTTCTACACTGATTCGAATGGGAGAGACTTTTTAAAGCGG GTTCGAGACTATAGACAAGACTGGAATCTTTCTGTCAATGAACCACAGGCAGGAAACTATTATCCG CTCAATCTTGGGATTTACACTACAGATAAAAAAACTGAATTATCTGTTTTGGTCGATCGTGCCACCGGTGCAGCCAGCATTAAAGATGGACAACTGGAGTTAATGCTTCATAG GCGTACTATCCTTGACGACAGTAGAGGAGTAGGGGAACCTCTTGACGAAAGGGTGTGCGTCGACAACAAATGTCAAGGATTAACG TTAAGAGGAAATTACTATGTGAACATCAACCAACTGGGTTCTGGAGCTCGTTGGCGCCGAAAAACAGGCCAAGAAATCTACTCTCCGCTTCTCCTAGCTTTTGCGCATGAG AAAAGGGAGACCTGGATTGCATCTAAGGTGACCAAATCAACAACAATGGATCCATCTTACAGCTTGCCTCTCAATGTTGCCTTGATTACCCTTCAG AAGTTGAATGATGGAAGTGTATTAGTCCGGTTGGCTCATCTATACGAG GCTGGAGAAGATCCTGAATACTCAAAATTGGCTAAAGTGGAACTCAAGAGAATGATCCTCAAGAAAAGG aTAAATGAGGTGAAGGAGATGAGTTTATCAGCAAATCAATTGAAATCAGAGATGAAAAAGAAGGCATGGAAAGTTGAGGGAGATGGCAAAACAGAAGCCACCCCAGTTAGAGGTGGCCCTATTGACCAATCAGCTCTTGTTGTGGAGTTGGGCCCAATGGAGATTCGTACTTTcatattgaaattttga
- the LOC120074602 gene encoding 26S proteasome non-ATPase regulatory subunit 4 homolog, which yields MVLEATMICIDNSEWMRNGDYAPSRFQAQADAINLICGAKTQSNPENTVGVLTMAGKGVRVLVTPTTDLGKILACMHGLEIGGEINLAAGIQVAQLALKHRQNKKQQQRIIVFVGSPVKHEKKSLEMIGRKLKKNNVALDIVDFGEEDDGKPEKLESLLAAVNSNDTSHIVHVPAGPNVLSDVLISTPIFTGDGEGGSGFAAAAAAAAAGGVSGFDFGVDPNLDPELALALRVSMEEERARQEAAAKKAAEENTKQEKGTEQPSGSQDATMTERPGLATSDAENKAADLMDDENALLQQALAMSMDPSATSDTRGIDIRDIDMSEAASDDPELALALQLSVQEGSSDSTSQTDMSKLLADQSFVSSILASLPGVDPNDPSVKDLLASMQSQAEDKKDEDKSSKEDEK from the exons ATGGTGCTCGAG GCGACGATGATCTGTATTGACAACTCCGAATGGATGCGGAATGGCGATTATGCTCCGTCAAGATTTCAAGCTCAAGCAGATGCCATCAATCTTATTTGTGGAGCCAAGACGCAG TCTAATCCAGAGAATACGGTTGGGGTTCTCACAATGGCGGGAAAAGGTGTTCGTGTGCTGGTCACTCCTACCACTGACCTTGGCAAGATACTGGCATGCATGCACG GTTTGGAGATAGGTGGTGAGATAAATCTCGCAGCTGGCATCCAGGTGGCTCAGTTGGCTCTTAAGCATCGTCAGAACAAAAAGCAGCAACAAAGGATTATAGTATTTGTTGGCAG TCCTGTCAAACATGAGAAAAAGTCACTGGAGATGATTGGAAGGAAATTGAAGAAGAACAATGTGGCCCTTGACATTGTTGATTTTGGTGAAGAAGATGATGGCAAACCTGAGAAACTGGAAAGTCTTCTGGCAGCTGTAAACAGTAATGACACCAGCCACATTGTTCATGTTCCTGCTGGTCCAAATGTGCTCTCTGACGTACTCATCAG TACTCCTATCTTTACTGGAGACGGGGAAGGTGGAAGTGGTTTTGCAGCAGCAGCTGCGGCTGCAGCTGCTGGTGGCGTATCTGGTTTTGATTTTGGGGTTGATCCCAACTTAGATCCTGAACTTGCCCTTGCTCTTAGAGTTTCAATGGAAGAGGAGAGGGCCAGACAAGAGGCAGCTGCGAAAAAGGCTGCAGAGGAGAATACAAAGCAAGAAAAAGGAACTGAGCAGCCATCTGGCTCACAGGATGCAACTATGACTGAGCGCCCTGGTCTTGCGACTTCTGATGCCGAAAACAAGGCAGCTGATTTAATG GATGATGAGAATGCACTGCTACAGCAAGCCCTTGCTATGTCAATGGATCCTTCTGCTACCAGTGACACACGAGGCATTGACATACGAGACATTGACATGTCAGAAGCAGCATCAGACGATCCTGAGTTGGCACTTG CTCTTCAGTTGTCTGTGCAGGAAGGCTCCAGTGATTCGACAAGCCAGACAGATATGAGTAAATTGTTGGCCGATCAGTCTTTTGTGTCTTCTATTCTTGCTTCA CTTCCCGGCGTAGATCCAAATGATCCTTCTGTAAAAGATTTGCTTGCTTCCATGCAAAGCCAAGCCGAG GATAAGAAAGACGAAGACAAATCATCAAAGGAAGACGAGAAATGA